From a region of the Odoribacter splanchnicus DSM 20712 genome:
- a CDS encoding PorV/PorQ family protein yields MNRIFYILVICCQAFGVSAQSVADAGLFTYSAAGTVTASLGGNGVAWGPDAFAVFRNSAQGALADAKVIAGYAVSSRMPGWDLADRHWIHDAGGLFTFGGRQAVLTGVRYLNLPIVELTDEEGNLQSRFTPYALEVDAGYAYAWRGKLAAGLTCRYFRLDQKTLLTTYVACDLSLFYRDSLAGRPYFWQAGMQLSNIGEAYLPLKIEYAVSAGWEQGAHRVMCTGGIAHQELAYGFCTLGSAGVEYSFRKKIFLRGGYRSGRPAKGIFACTALGGGMKWHGIGLDATWRLASSDSPQRNAWHLALTFAI; encoded by the coding sequence ATGAATCGTATTTTTTATATATTGGTGATATGTTGTCAGGCATTCGGAGTATCCGCACAGTCGGTGGCTGATGCCGGTTTGTTTACGTATTCGGCGGCCGGGACGGTTACAGCTTCTTTGGGAGGCAACGGGGTTGCCTGGGGACCGGATGCTTTTGCTGTGTTCAGGAATTCGGCACAGGGGGCCCTGGCTGATGCGAAGGTTATTGCCGGTTATGCGGTTTCTTCCCGGATGCCGGGATGGGATTTGGCGGATCGGCATTGGATACATGATGCCGGAGGGCTGTTTACATTCGGAGGAAGACAGGCTGTACTTACCGGAGTGCGTTATCTGAATCTGCCTATTGTCGAATTGACTGATGAAGAAGGAAATCTTCAGAGCCGTTTTACTCCTTACGCCTTGGAAGTGGATGCCGGATATGCTTATGCTTGGAGAGGAAAGCTGGCGGCCGGGCTGACGTGCCGCTATTTCCGCCTGGACCAAAAAACATTGTTGACAACATATGTAGCTTGTGATCTGTCTTTGTTTTATCGCGATTCGCTTGCCGGACGTCCTTACTTCTGGCAGGCGGGAATGCAGCTGTCGAATATCGGTGAGGCTTATCTGCCTTTAAAAATCGAGTATGCCGTGAGTGCCGGTTGGGAACAGGGGGCACATCGGGTGATGTGTACCGGAGGAATAGCCCATCAGGAATTGGCTTATGGATTTTGTACTTTGGGAAGTGCAGGAGTAGAGTATTCTTTCCGGAAGAAGATATTTTTACGGGGCGGATACCGGAGTGGCAGACCTGCGAAAGGTATATTTGCCTGTACGGCTTTGGGAGGCGGGATGAAATGGCACGGAATCGGCCTTGATGCAACCTGGAGACTGGCATCTTCCGACAGTCCCCAGAGAAATGCATGGCATCTGGCCCTTACTTTTGCGATTTGA
- a CDS encoding TonB-dependent receptor: MKTLWAIILIFVLTDNLTGQNTRKNTFPIRITVCDSINHEPLFLATISLTQDNHKIIAGSSDAQGEYLFPSVQTGVYKLKVSFIGYKTYTDTIRITGDFSRHILLAPDQVVMQEVIVTARESHGMTSSSIIDRKAMEHLQPSSFSDLLELLPGGRSADPALNQVNPIRLREAGEGSSSSDYDVASRGVAFFINGTPINTGADMLYVSGEASTDDRKRSTVNRGVDMRSISTDGIEQVEIIRGIPSVEYGNLTSGIVKIKRKMGGNHFNARFKADESSKLVYLGKGFEFPKRQIKINSDIDWLDAKADPRDNLENYKRLTFSLRLEKTWKTGPYNVFYSTHADYNGSFNTEKIDPDINRHKEDSYKSRINRLSWINNIEWQSENQTAFFNSLSFNSSISFSKDKVDEVRYNSLSRAMAAPNSNEAGEHDGVFLPFQFVGTQKVDNRPFGAYVRLTGNFRLFIAKTRQELKIGTDWQMDKNFGEGQLYDPLRPVNYTSISTRPRPYNDIPAGHDLSFFAEDYFTLPVSTHTLEIQAGVRASSLLNLPKAYKLHNKFYFDPRVNMKWLFPAFFIGDQKLSYEIGGGIGWHSMMPSLTQLYPNLLYEDIIQLNYYHNNPAYRRLQMITYIIDRTNPDLSAARNFKWEIRGNITYAENNLSVTYFKENMTSGFRTGTRLLPLAYKTYDNNSIDATTLDGPPDLSQMTYTQDTLMCIYGITTNGTKLRKTGVEFQFSSKRIPALATRITISGAYFRTVYSNSQGYYESSTKIINNRRLPYVGWYTDPDGYIRKSFNTNFMFDTHIPNLKLGFSLSAQCLWFSNQQTEWKSGIPEYYIDSQGNSYPYTEESSQDMYLQWLKKSYNEALFDRRISEAFNVNFNLKVTKQLYRDRINLALFVNRLISCHPDYTSNGVKVRQIGQSPYFGMELNFNI; encoded by the coding sequence ATGAAAACACTATGGGCAATCATTCTGATTTTTGTTTTGACTGATAATCTGACCGGTCAAAACACAAGAAAGAATACATTCCCCATCCGGATTACAGTGTGCGATTCTATCAATCATGAACCCCTTTTTTTGGCGACAATCAGCTTAACACAGGATAATCATAAAATCATTGCAGGAAGTAGCGACGCACAAGGCGAATATTTATTCCCCTCCGTTCAGACAGGAGTCTATAAATTGAAAGTCAGTTTTATCGGTTATAAAACTTATACCGACACCATCCGGATTACAGGTGATTTTTCCCGGCATATTCTGCTGGCTCCCGATCAGGTTGTCATGCAGGAAGTTATCGTTACCGCCCGGGAGTCTCATGGTATGACTTCCTCCTCGATAATCGACCGCAAAGCCATGGAACATCTTCAACCTTCCAGTTTCAGCGATCTCCTGGAATTGTTACCGGGGGGACGTTCAGCGGATCCGGCCCTAAATCAGGTAAACCCGATTCGGTTGCGGGAAGCCGGCGAAGGTTCTTCGAGTTCCGACTACGATGTCGCTTCCCGCGGTGTCGCTTTTTTCATCAACGGTACACCGATCAATACCGGAGCCGATATGCTGTACGTCAGCGGTGAAGCAAGTACAGACGACCGGAAAAGAAGTACCGTAAACCGGGGAGTCGATATGCGCAGCATTTCTACCGATGGAATCGAACAAGTAGAAATCATCCGGGGTATTCCTTCGGTAGAATACGGAAATCTGACCAGCGGAATCGTAAAAATCAAACGTAAAATGGGAGGTAACCATTTCAATGCCAGATTCAAAGCAGATGAAAGCAGCAAATTGGTTTACCTGGGAAAAGGATTCGAATTTCCGAAACGGCAAATCAAAATCAACAGCGATATCGACTGGCTGGATGCCAAGGCAGACCCCCGGGACAATCTGGAAAATTACAAACGCCTGACCTTTTCCCTCCGGTTGGAAAAAACCTGGAAAACCGGTCCGTACAATGTCTTTTACAGTACTCACGCCGATTATAACGGTTCGTTCAATACCGAAAAAATCGACCCGGACATCAATCGTCATAAAGAAGACAGTTACAAATCCAGAATCAACCGGCTGTCCTGGATCAATAATATCGAATGGCAATCGGAAAACCAAACCGCATTTTTCAATTCCTTATCTTTTAATAGTTCAATCAGCTTTTCCAAAGACAAGGTCGATGAGGTACGCTATAATTCTCTCAGCCGGGCTATGGCAGCCCCGAACAGCAATGAAGCAGGGGAACATGACGGCGTCTTTCTGCCCTTTCAATTCGTAGGTACTCAAAAAGTAGACAACCGTCCTTTCGGAGCCTATGTCCGGTTAACGGGTAATTTCAGGTTATTTATAGCCAAAACAAGACAGGAACTGAAAATAGGTACAGACTGGCAGATGGATAAAAATTTCGGAGAAGGACAACTTTACGATCCCCTGCGGCCGGTCAACTACACCTCCATCTCTACACGTCCCCGCCCCTATAACGACATACCGGCAGGACACGACCTATCCTTTTTTGCCGAGGATTATTTTACATTACCGGTCAGTACCCATACCTTGGAAATACAGGCTGGAGTCCGGGCTTCTTCCCTTCTGAATCTACCGAAAGCATATAAACTCCACAACAAATTTTATTTCGATCCACGTGTCAACATGAAATGGCTGTTTCCCGCTTTCTTCATCGGAGACCAGAAACTAAGCTACGAAATAGGAGGAGGGATCGGATGGCATTCCATGATGCCTTCTTTGACTCAATTGTATCCCAATCTGTTATATGAAGACATCATACAACTGAACTATTATCACAACAATCCGGCCTACAGACGTCTGCAGATGATCACTTACATCATCGACCGGACGAACCCCGATTTGTCGGCTGCCCGGAATTTCAAATGGGAAATCCGGGGGAATATAACATACGCTGAAAACAATCTCAGTGTCACCTATTTTAAAGAAAATATGACCTCCGGTTTCCGGACGGGAACCCGGCTGCTACCGCTGGCTTACAAAACATACGATAACAATTCCATCGATGCAACGACTTTAGACGGTCCCCCCGATCTAAGCCAGATGACTTATACACAAGATACCCTGATGTGTATATACGGCATCACGACCAATGGGACAAAACTCCGGAAAACAGGCGTCGAGTTTCAGTTTTCAAGTAAACGGATTCCGGCTTTGGCCACCCGGATCACCATTTCAGGAGCCTACTTCCGGACCGTCTATTCCAATAGTCAGGGTTACTATGAAAGCAGTACCAAGATCATCAACAACCGGCGGTTACCTTATGTCGGCTGGTACACCGATCCCGACGGATACATCAGAAAAAGCTTCAATACAAATTTTATGTTCGACACCCATATTCCCAACCTGAAACTAGGCTTTTCCCTGTCGGCACAATGCCTGTGGTTCAGCAATCAGCAAACGGAATGGAAAAGCGGGATTCCCGAATATTATATAGACAGTCAGGGCAATAGTTATCCTTATACCGAAGAATCCAGCCAGGATATGTATTTGCAATGGCTGAAAAAATCATACAATGAAGCCCTATTCGACCGGAGAATCAGCGAGGCTTTCAATGTCAATTTCAATCTGAAAGTCACAAAACAACTATATAGAGACCGGATCAATCTGGCGCTTTTTGTCAACCGCCTGATCAGCTGTCATCCCGATTATACCTCCAATGGAGTAAAGGTCAGACAGATCGGTCAATCTCCTTATTTTGGTATGGAACTAAATTTTAACATTTAA
- a CDS encoding PepSY-associated TM helix domain-containing protein — protein sequence MSQKSYSDIIRKWSRLLHRDLSFFFAGILMIYAISGFMLNHKKDFNSDYLIRQKQIRFTEPIPANPQEINREFAERLLKTIGEENRYLKHYSPEPGCIKIFIKGGSSLVIHTESGEGIYESIKKRPVISWFNRLHYNPSRWWTVFSDIFILSLLIITFTGLIMIKGPKGFWGRGGIEFALGLLIPIGFIFFS from the coding sequence ATGTCACAAAAATCATATTCTGATATCATCCGTAAATGGAGCAGGTTACTTCATCGTGACCTCTCCTTTTTTTTTGCCGGCATACTGATGATTTATGCCATCTCTGGTTTTATGCTCAACCACAAAAAGGATTTCAATTCCGATTATCTCATCCGGCAAAAACAAATTCGGTTTACCGAGCCAATCCCGGCGAATCCCCAGGAAATAAACCGGGAATTTGCCGAAAGACTGTTAAAAACAATCGGAGAAGAGAACCGTTACCTGAAACATTATTCCCCTGAACCGGGATGCATCAAAATCTTCATAAAGGGAGGAAGTTCTCTGGTAATCCACACTGAAAGCGGAGAAGGGATCTACGAGTCAATCAAAAAACGGCCGGTTATCAGCTGGTTTAATCGCCTTCATTATAATCCGTCTCGTTGGTGGACTGTATTTTCAGATATTTTCATTTTGTCTCTACTGATAATTACCTTCACCGGTTTGATTATGATCAAAGGCCCCAAAGGTTTCTGGGGACGCGGAGGGATCGAATTCGCACTCGGTTTGCTCATCCCTATCGGGTTCATATTCTTTTCCTGA
- a CDS encoding S8 family serine peptidase gives MIQFRTLFLSVFGLFMMACAREEIIVSETSVQDTPIGMQAQKGRLRLKFKSRFAGKAEQAVYTRAGTGDIRIVSMKRLFPFAGKFEERTRKAGLHLWYEVEFDEQTPVTRALALLGDTTEIEIAEPVYIIRNTGGEGTVPVRSAGERNSDGTAPFNDPELSRQWHYSNTGELPNSVAGADINLFAAWQKNQGSREVIVAVIDGGIDYRHEDLTGNVGNPAELFGEPGVDDDGNGYIDDIYGWNFINGTNQIEADDHGTHVAGTIGAENNNGVGVCGIAGGHGGNTGVWLLSCQLFGTIDGREVSASFPEMIKYAADAGAVIAQNSWGYENITYLPRADQEAIDYFIQYAGVDERGEQTGPMKGGVVIFAAGNENKDYRTYPAAYEKVVSVAAYAPDYKKSWYSNFADWVDIAAPGGTYGYGRKYNGECPVYSTLPDNQYGYMQGTSMACPHVSGIAALIVSQFGGPGFTPEKLLAHLYQGTRDIDIYNPEYAGRLGIGAADAYLALAEDQGIAPQAVDTLYCGNTSGVVDVTWQISADEDDGKPFQYLVCWSEDPLGQLDPGRLPEGVASVRVTVPRAGQVGDTMACRLTAIRGETRYYVGIVAIDPWGHYSGTTTVSFVSPHNEPPMITSEYEEQALTLKYNQTGEIVFWISDPENQEFNYELEDENHLAAATQLNDRITVKIRNYGFQAGTYRLCLKVTDSGGAMASKEFTVVLEPNESPRLQSPFENVWFGSLQEVRTVSLAAHFTDEGPGGLSYAYEYDPAYLTLTSGQGEFRLKPLKFGLSQVKITATDAEGLAGETDFLVMTHDYRQEVTFYPNPVMDKLNVRMGREVEGTIYLTFSTLDGQLVKKVNAPIGPFAPAEVDLSGLKKGTYVVQLKYLQETYTRTLIKQ, from the coding sequence ATGATACAATTTAGAACATTATTCCTGTCTGTATTCGGACTGTTCATGATGGCCTGTGCCCGGGAGGAAATCATCGTATCTGAAACTTCTGTACAGGACACTCCGATCGGGATGCAGGCACAAAAAGGACGCCTTCGTTTAAAATTTAAATCCCGGTTTGCCGGGAAAGCTGAGCAGGCGGTATATACCCGTGCCGGAACCGGAGATATCCGGATCGTATCTATGAAACGGTTATTTCCCTTTGCCGGGAAATTTGAAGAAAGGACCCGGAAAGCGGGTCTGCATCTTTGGTATGAGGTCGAGTTCGACGAACAGACACCTGTGACCCGGGCTCTCGCCTTATTGGGAGATACAACGGAGATTGAGATCGCAGAACCGGTATACATTATCCGTAATACCGGAGGAGAGGGAACGGTTCCTGTCCGCTCTGCCGGAGAGCGGAATTCGGATGGAACTGCACCTTTCAATGATCCGGAACTATCCAGACAGTGGCATTATTCCAATACCGGAGAGTTACCGAATTCTGTGGCAGGGGCGGATATCAATTTATTTGCGGCCTGGCAAAAAAATCAAGGGTCGAGGGAAGTTATTGTGGCGGTCATCGACGGAGGTATTGATTACCGGCATGAGGATTTGACCGGAAATGTAGGAAATCCTGCAGAATTATTCGGAGAGCCGGGGGTCGATGATGATGGGAATGGGTATATCGATGATATATATGGATGGAACTTTATCAATGGAACGAATCAGATCGAAGCGGATGATCATGGGACCCATGTTGCCGGTACTATCGGGGCTGAGAATAACAATGGTGTCGGTGTTTGCGGTATTGCCGGTGGACATGGCGGAAATACGGGAGTATGGTTGTTGAGTTGTCAGCTGTTCGGGACGATAGATGGCCGGGAGGTTTCTGCTTCTTTCCCGGAAATGATCAAATATGCTGCGGATGCCGGTGCGGTTATCGCTCAGAATAGCTGGGGGTATGAAAATATCACTTATTTACCCCGGGCAGATCAGGAAGCGATCGATTATTTTATTCAGTATGCCGGAGTCGATGAACGAGGGGAGCAGACAGGGCCGATGAAAGGAGGAGTAGTCATATTTGCTGCAGGTAATGAAAATAAAGATTACCGGACTTATCCGGCGGCTTATGAAAAAGTCGTTTCTGTTGCGGCTTATGCTCCTGATTACAAAAAAAGCTGGTATTCCAATTTTGCCGACTGGGTCGATATCGCTGCTCCGGGCGGGACATACGGCTATGGGAGGAAGTATAACGGTGAATGCCCTGTATACAGTACGTTACCGGATAACCAGTACGGCTATATGCAGGGGACATCTATGGCTTGTCCTCATGTTTCGGGTATCGCTGCTTTAATCGTATCCCAATTCGGAGGGCCCGGATTTACTCCGGAAAAACTTTTGGCTCACCTGTATCAGGGAACCCGGGACATCGATATTTATAATCCGGAGTATGCGGGTAGATTGGGGATAGGGGCCGCTGATGCCTATTTGGCTCTTGCTGAAGATCAGGGAATCGCTCCTCAGGCTGTCGATACCTTATACTGCGGAAATACTTCCGGAGTGGTTGACGTGACCTGGCAGATCTCGGCCGATGAAGATGATGGCAAACCTTTTCAGTATTTGGTTTGTTGGAGTGAAGACCCTTTGGGGCAATTGGATCCCGGACGGTTACCCGAAGGAGTTGCTTCGGTACGGGTTACTGTTCCCAGGGCCGGGCAGGTCGGGGATACGATGGCGTGCCGGCTGACAGCTATCCGGGGAGAAACCCGGTATTATGTAGGTATTGTTGCTATTGATCCCTGGGGACATTATTCCGGGACTACGACGGTTTCTTTTGTGTCGCCGCATAATGAACCCCCGATGATTACTTCTGAATATGAGGAACAAGCGCTTACTTTGAAGTATAACCAAACCGGAGAAATAGTTTTTTGGATTTCAGATCCTGAAAACCAGGAATTTAATTATGAATTGGAAGATGAAAACCATCTGGCGGCAGCGACACAACTGAATGACCGGATTACGGTGAAAATACGTAATTATGGATTTCAGGCCGGGACATATCGTTTGTGTCTGAAAGTGACGGATAGCGGAGGGGCAATGGCTTCCAAAGAATTTACGGTGGTTCTGGAGCCGAACGAGAGTCCCCGTTTGCAATCTCCTTTTGAAAATGTATGGTTCGGTTCCTTGCAGGAAGTGCGTACGGTGTCGCTGGCCGCTCATTTTACTGATGAAGGTCCCGGAGGCTTGAGTTATGCTTATGAATATGATCCGGCCTATTTGACTTTAACTTCCGGGCAGGGAGAATTTAGACTGAAACCCTTGAAATTCGGTCTTTCCCAAGTGAAAATCACTGCGACGGATGCTGAAGGGCTTGCCGGGGAAACTGATTTTTTGGTGATGACCCATGACTATCGGCAAGAGGTAACCTTTTATCCCAATCCGGTTATGGATAAACTGAATGTCCGGATGGGGCGGGAAGTAGAAGGAACTATTTACCTGACTTTTTCGACGCTGGACGGACAATTGGTCAAAAAGGTGAATGCTCCGATCGGACCTTTTGCTCCGGCGGAAGTAGACCTTTCCGGTTTGAAAAAAGGAACGTATGTCGTACAATTGAAATATTTGCAGGAAACCTATACCCGAACTCTAATAAAACAATGA
- the rimM gene encoding ribosome maturation factor RimM (Essential for efficient processing of 16S rRNA) gives MITREDCFKVGEVAKTHNLQGEVVITTDSDLLEKYADEPVFLLLDGAPVPFFIADEGLTVRNHTSYIVKFDYVDTLAQAGRLVGCEVLFEKELLEGQEPEESGYDIFELIGFEVKDQVSEETGEVADVADYSGNVVLTVSIMNKEILLPFSENYICKIDFEHSRLLVQIPRELVELN, from the coding sequence ATGATTACACGGGAAGATTGCTTTAAAGTCGGAGAAGTTGCAAAAACACATAACCTGCAAGGGGAAGTGGTTATTACTACCGATAGCGATCTGCTCGAAAAATATGCAGACGAACCGGTGTTCCTCCTTTTGGACGGAGCGCCGGTTCCTTTTTTTATAGCTGATGAAGGCTTGACGGTCCGTAATCATACTTCTTATATTGTAAAATTCGACTATGTCGATACCTTAGCCCAGGCAGGACGGCTTGTCGGATGTGAAGTCCTCTTCGAAAAAGAATTGCTGGAGGGACAGGAACCGGAAGAATCGGGTTATGATATTTTCGAATTAATCGGTTTTGAAGTGAAAGATCAGGTTTCTGAAGAAACGGGAGAAGTAGCGGATGTTGCCGATTATTCCGGTAATGTTGTGCTGACGGTTTCCATTATGAATAAGGAGATTCTTTTACCCTTTTCCGAAAATTATATCTGCAAGATCGACTTCGAGCATAGCCGGTTGCTGGTGCAGATTCCCCGGGAACTTGTAGAATTGAATTGA
- a CDS encoding 30S ribosomal protein S16: MSTKIRLARHGRKGRPFYHVVIADSRAPRDGRYIEKIGTYNPNTNPATIDLKFDRALYWLMTGAQPTDTASRILSYKGVLLKKHLLEGVKKGAFDEAAAEAKFEAWMKEKEAKIQAKIQKLAQAGDAAAKAALEAEAKVRAAKEEIIAKKKAELAAAEAAKKAEEEAAAAPAEEAAAEAPAAE, from the coding sequence ATGTCTACAAAAATCAGATTAGCGAGACACGGACGTAAAGGTCGTCCATTCTATCATGTAGTGATAGCAGATAGTAGAGCACCACGCGATGGTCGTTACATTGAGAAAATCGGAACTTATAATCCGAACACTAACCCGGCTACTATCGATCTCAAGTTCGACAGAGCTTTGTATTGGTTGATGACTGGTGCACAGCCTACCGATACTGCTTCAAGAATCCTGTCCTATAAAGGTGTATTGTTGAAAAAACATCTGTTGGAAGGCGTTAAAAAAGGTGCTTTTGATGAAGCTGCTGCTGAAGCTAAATTTGAAGCCTGGATGAAAGAAAAAGAAGCTAAAATACAGGCTAAAATTCAGAAATTGGCTCAGGCCGGTGATGCAGCTGCTAAAGCTGCTTTGGAAGCCGAAGCTAAAGTTCGTGCTGCGAAAGAAGAAATAATTGCTAAGAAAAAAGCTGAATTAGCTGCTGCCGAAGCTGCTAAGAAAGCTGAAGAAGAAGCTGCTGCTGCTCCAGCTGAGGAAGCTGCTGCCGAAGCTCCTGCTGCTGAATAA
- a CDS encoding DUF6850 family outer membrane beta-barrel protein: MKRNGYLFIILFLYTTPILGIGKDNPDSLQAVRECLSPLFAFGEKSYANPALQPYARQFSLSSLRLSGEYKNEKEAVIVQQGSGYRQGVFRAESYLHLNTRTTVWGHAGYRSGKIKSVCWNETSDFELLYPYIMADTAGGDLNTESYTFCGGYSRIYKHFSWGLSGDYRAMIEYRKTDPRPRNIVSDLKLSGGAAWQVHTRYLIGAAVYGRIYRQRNSIKFFSDLGVSKVYQMLGLGMYSTRFSDGNTGIQYDGGSIGGGIDLVPHDRQGFYGSVHFHKLNIKRTMLAHNYLPLTRLNENSIQGAWGWKRSAPGHQQGIQLEGLYHKRKGTEFVYGEGSSSNYPKINDLEQYSNKIYALLLNGIWGWGNEQQDILWVEPRIGFRSVSTGYLSPSLSLKDSKYQGGLSVSSLLMLRKSLFRISIAGDYFGTTTSHLDIDRLSSEELIKNAVRQQYENLKSDFSRYELSIVWNRPLNHTFTLSTDIGWQHCRFRNHNYSDRITVGCSLKF; the protein is encoded by the coding sequence ATGAAAAGGAACGGTTATCTATTCATCATATTGTTTTTGTATACGACACCGATCTTAGGAATAGGAAAAGACAACCCGGACAGCCTCCAAGCCGTCCGGGAATGTCTTTCCCCTCTGTTCGCCTTCGGAGAAAAGTCATATGCCAATCCGGCCTTACAACCCTATGCCCGGCAATTCAGTCTCTCTTCTCTCCGGTTAAGCGGAGAATACAAAAATGAAAAGGAAGCCGTTATCGTACAACAAGGGAGCGGATACCGGCAAGGAGTATTCCGGGCCGAAAGTTACCTCCACCTGAATACCCGAACCACTGTCTGGGGGCATGCCGGATACCGGTCCGGAAAAATCAAATCGGTTTGCTGGAACGAAACTTCCGATTTCGAACTGCTGTACCCATACATTATGGCCGACACAGCCGGAGGCGACCTGAATACCGAATCCTATACATTCTGCGGAGGCTACTCGCGGATCTATAAACACTTTTCCTGGGGACTCAGCGGAGACTACCGGGCAATGATCGAATACCGGAAAACCGATCCCCGGCCGCGCAATATTGTTTCCGATCTGAAATTGTCGGGAGGTGCTGCCTGGCAGGTCCATACCCGATACCTCATCGGAGCCGCGGTTTACGGAAGGATTTACCGTCAACGGAACAGTATCAAATTCTTTTCGGACCTGGGCGTATCCAAAGTGTATCAAATGCTGGGATTAGGTATGTATAGTACCCGGTTTTCAGACGGAAATACAGGAATACAATACGACGGAGGAAGCATCGGAGGAGGTATCGACCTCGTTCCGCACGACCGGCAAGGCTTTTACGGCAGTGTCCATTTTCACAAGCTGAACATCAAACGAACCATGCTGGCTCACAATTACCTGCCATTGACCCGATTGAACGAAAACAGCATCCAGGGCGCCTGGGGATGGAAACGGTCTGCCCCGGGACATCAGCAGGGCATCCAACTGGAAGGGCTGTACCATAAACGAAAAGGTACTGAATTTGTCTACGGAGAAGGCAGTAGTAGCAATTATCCGAAAATCAACGATTTGGAACAATACAGCAACAAAATATATGCCTTGTTGTTAAACGGAATATGGGGCTGGGGAAATGAACAGCAGGATATACTATGGGTAGAGCCCCGGATCGGTTTCCGCTCTGTCAGCACAGGGTATCTGTCCCCCTCTCTTTCCCTGAAAGATTCCAAATATCAGGGAGGTCTGTCCGTTTCATCCCTGCTCATGCTCAGAAAATCATTGTTCCGGATTTCCATAGCGGGAGACTATTTCGGAACGACAACCAGCCATTTGGATATCGACCGCTTAAGTTCCGAAGAACTGATCAAAAATGCCGTCCGGCAACAATATGAAAACCTGAAAAGCGATTTCAGCCGCTACGAACTGTCCATCGTATGGAACCGTCCGTTAAACCATACGTTCACTTTATCCACAGACATCGGCTGGCAACATTGCAGGTTCCGGAATCATAATTATTCTGACCGGATCACGGTCGGCTGCAGTCTTAAATTCTAA
- a CDS encoding DUF4876 domain-containing protein, which produces MKSKYNLFQAILLAFIIPFTFTACDDDDKAVPESQVSWTLSLPEDIENPTLSDLKVTVTNINTNTQYDGSVSMNEQTVTVTATVPEGLYRVIAEGKVSYSISGIQTPTVANIRAYQESVTISGTTVTLPAQVMSFYTPSTNGFVIEEIYFAGSTTPSGDQYSADQYIKIYNNSSEVLYADGLAILESEFMTVDKQDYTPDIMEQGFSVDFIFVIPGSGQDHPVQPGESLLLALDASNHTEANPNSFDLSVADFEFYDESSNPNFLDTDNPKVPNLDKWYSYTATYTGLHNRGFHSYALAKMETDKETFLAKYAYTANYTFVFNEYSFPMKKETYYVPNSWIIDAVNLSVESKFQWIVTSSSLDAGWTHCGSIDHDPNRYNKSVRRKVESTVNGRKILQDTNNSTVDFEADATPSLKE; this is translated from the coding sequence ATGAAATCTAAGTACAATCTATTTCAGGCCATTTTATTGGCATTTATCATTCCTTTCACATTCACAGCCTGCGATGATGATGATAAAGCAGTCCCCGAAAGTCAGGTAAGCTGGACGCTGTCACTACCGGAAGATATCGAAAACCCGACCCTATCGGATCTGAAGGTAACCGTCACCAACATCAACACCAACACCCAATACGATGGCAGTGTCAGTATGAACGAACAAACCGTCACCGTCACGGCAACCGTCCCGGAAGGTTTATACCGAGTTATTGCAGAGGGAAAAGTCAGCTACTCGATCAGTGGTATCCAGACTCCGACAGTTGCCAATATCCGTGCTTATCAGGAATCGGTAACCATCAGCGGAACGACAGTGACCCTGCCCGCACAGGTCATGTCTTTCTATACCCCCTCTACCAACGGTTTCGTCATTGAAGAGATCTATTTCGCCGGTAGTACGACTCCTTCCGGAGACCAATACAGCGCTGACCAATACATCAAAATTTACAACAACTCTTCAGAAGTACTGTATGCCGACGGTCTGGCAATTCTGGAATCGGAATTTATGACCGTAGACAAGCAAGATTATACCCCGGATATTATGGAACAAGGGTTCTCTGTAGACTTCATTTTCGTCATTCCGGGTTCCGGTCAGGATCATCCTGTACAGCCGGGCGAATCCCTGCTATTGGCCCTGGATGCCAGCAATCATACAGAAGCCAATCCCAACTCATTCGATCTGAGTGTTGCAGACTTCGAATTTTATGACGAATCTTCGAACCCCAACTTTCTGGATACAGATAATCCGAAAGTACCCAACCTGGACAAATGGTATTCTTACACAGCTACTTACACCGGCTTACACAACCGGGGATTCCATAGCTATGCCTTAGCCAAAATGGAAACAGACAAAGAAACTTTCCTGGCAAAATATGCCTATACAGCCAATTACACATTCGTTTTTAACGAATATTCATTTCCCATGAAAAAAGAAACCTATTACGTCCCCAATTCCTGGATCATCGATGCCGTCAATCTAAGTGTAGAATCCAAATTCCAGTGGATTGTCACCTCTTCTTCCCTGGATGCCGGCTGGACACACTGTGGTAGCATAGATCACGATCCCAATCGGTACAACAAATCCGTACGGCGGAAAGTCGAATCGACAGTTAACGGACGCAAAATATTACAAGACACCAACAATTCGACAGTAGACTTCGAAGCCGATGCGACCCCGTCTCTGAAAGAATAA